Sequence from the Acidobacteriota bacterium genome:
AGTTCCTCAGGTGTGATATTTCTATAATGATAATCTCCCTCTAAAGAAAACCCTTTATATTTAAATGCAAAATCTAATACAAATTGTGAAACATCACTTGTTCCAGTTGATACAGTTTTTACCGCATTTGAGAGGGTTTTTCTATCTTCGGAGTTTTCTTTTAAAGGCTCATATCCAGGAAAATATGCAAAAGCAGCTCCTAAGGCAAAAATAGGATTTTCTGGATATTCGAGAGAAGATTGAGAGTATTTTAATTCTCCAGCGGGTGTCCACATGACTCTTCCTGCATATAAAAGATCTTTATCAAGATTTTTATAATACTTTCCAGATCCGTTAAATATTCCTATAAAATAATTAAATCTACTGTTAAAATTTCCTACTAAACTCATTCCTATGTCACGACCTACTTCAAATTCATTGTTGATAATAGAACGATCAACCAATTGGAGGTCAGCGGAAGAAGTAAGGAATTCTCTGTTAAAGGGGACTTTATATTGCCCAATTTTTGGAGAGATTTTTTTGTTTTTTTCAAAATCAAGGTAGAAGTCCCTTAAAGAAATTTTATCTCCTTCCATTGTTAGTTGAGTGTAATATTTTAGCCAGGGATAGAAACCATTTCCTTTAAAATATAATCTCGCCCTCCTTATGCTGAATCCTTTTTCAGAAGGGATTTTGTTTTCAAAAGAAGAATAATAACCTAAAAATTGAATTCTTGCGTTAATTTTTAGTTCATATTTTCCATCCTTTGTTTTTACAAAAATCCCTTCTTTATATCCACTTTCAACCTCTGAAGCTCCTATAAATAAAGAAAAAATAAAAATAGCTAACAATCCCACAATTAAGTTAACTTTTGATCTGATTGGATTCATAAATTTTCTCCTTTTTAATTTTTTTTCTAATGCTGTTACAAATATTTGCCTCAAAAGTCCGATTTTAATTTTCATGGTATATACAAAATTGTATAGCTTTAATCTCAGGAATATCAAGTTTTAGCTGCACTAAAATATAAAAAATTCACCTCGAATAAATCTTGTCAATAAGATTTTTTGAGGCTTTCCTAAATTGTTAACCGCCACAAAATTTTAATTGCTTTCTATTATACTTAAAATTTGACTTTTTATTTTTAGATAATATTAAATGATGAAAATGGATATTCTAAAAGAGCTGAAAGAAATTATTGAAAAAGATAAAGAGGTTGTAATCGCCACAGTTATAGATGCTAAAGGCTCCACTCCGAGAAGAATTGGAGCAAAGATGATAATAAAGAGAGATGGCACTATTGTCAGTTCTGTTGGAGGAGGGCTTGCTGAAGCCGAGGTCATAAAAGCAGCAGAGGAAATTTTTGAAGGCGGAAATAATAGAGTTTTAGAACTCAAATTTTATGAAGGAAAGGAAGCAAAAGGAGTTGGAATTTGTGGCGGAAAAATGCAAGTGTTTTTAGAAAAAATTGATAGTCTTGAGTGGATAAATTTATTGATGGAGAATAGAGAAGAAGAATTAATCTCAGGCACTGTCATTACCTGTGAAAACGTAGAAAATCTTTTTCCAGGAGAAAGAGTTCTGATAAAAAAGAATGGGAGTTTTGTAAAAGATAGCGGAAATAATTTTATAAATAATTTAATCCAGAAAGAAATGTTAGAATCGAGTATTAAATCTTTCCCATACCTTTCAACTCTGAACTTTGAAGATAAAAGGGTGACAATATTTTTTGAAAGTTTTTTCGAAAAACCAGAAATTTTAATCATGGGAGCTGGACATGTGGGAATGGAATTGTATAAAATTGCAAAGAATTTTAATTTTAAAATTGTTATTCTGGACGACAGAAAAGATTTTGCAAACAGAGAAAGATTCCCTGAGGCTGATGAAATAATCTGCGATAGCTGGGATGGAATGTTAAAGAATTTGAAAATTAATTCAAATTCCTTCTGCGTTCTTGTAAATAGAGAACACAGTTTGGATCAGAAAATTCTTAAAAATATAGTTGAAAAAGAGGCTGCGTATATAGGGATGATTGGAAGTAGAAGAAAGATAAATACAATATTTGAGACTCTAAAGAAAGAAGGGATCTCAGAAATATATTTAAAAAAAGTTCGTTCTCCGATCGGAATCGATATTGGTGCAGAATCTCCTGAAGAGATTGCCTTGAGCATAATGGCAGAAATAATAAAAATTAAAAATAAAAGGGATAAAGAAATCACCTTTTTAAAGAGAAACTATATATAAGCAAAAAAGATTTTTACATTGTAATTGCGGGTCCAAAGGGCGTGACAATCTAATTCTTTTGAGATTGCTTCAGCTGACTTTGTCAGCCTTGTAATGACATGCTTTCTTTAATGTGTTTATATTAAGTTTATAGGAGATAAAAATGGACAAGGAAAAAATTAAGAAAACAAAGGGAATTTCAAGAAGAAATTTTTTGAAAGGTCTTGGAGCTGGAATTGCTACAGGAATTGTTTATCCAAAAGGTGCTGAAAGCCAGGTTATATATGAATCCTTAGGTGAAACTCAAAAAAGAGCAAAAATAAATATATGGGTTAATGGAATTTTGTATGATATGGAGGTTGAAAATAGAGCAACTTTGCTCGAATTATTGAGAGATTATTTAGAATTGGCCGGAACAAAAATGGGCTGCAACTCCTCAGAATGTGGAGCATGTACTGTTCTTATAGATGGAAAAGCCTTTTATTCCTGTAGCATTTTAGCTGTTGATTGTGATGGTAAAAAAATTGAGACAATTGAGGGTCTTTCAAAAAATGGCGAGCTCCATCCAGTTCAAAAAGCATTTATTGAACATAATGCTTTTCAATGTGGATTCTGTACTCCAGGGGAGATAATGTCCTTAAAGGGATTGTATGATGTTAACCCAGCACCTTCTAAGGAAGATATAATAATTGCACTGTCCGGAAACTTGTGCAGATGTGGAGTTTATAAAGATATTATGGAAGCTGCAATTTCTCTAAGCAGAAGTGGAAAATAAGGAGGCGAGAAATGGAGAAGCAAAAGAAATATGAATATGTTGTTACAGAAGTAGAAATTGAAGGAAGAGTAATAAAAACGATAGCAGCAAAAGTTCCAGAGCTTCCTGTGTGGGGAAAAACAGAAGTTGTTGGAAAAGAAATTCACAGGGTGGATGGAAATGAGATTGTAACAGGAAAGGCAAAATACACATTTGATGTTTCTCTTCCTTCTATGTTGTATGGAGCTATTCTGAGGTCCCCTTATCCCCATGCAAAAATTAACAATATTAACATTGATAAAGCATTGAAGATTCCAGGAGTAAAAGCAGTGATAACTGCAAATGATACTGGAGAAATGAAGCTGGCAGGAGGATTACCAATCTTTGTAAAGGAAGAAACTAAATATTCAGGGGAAGAGATTGCAGCTGTTGCTGCAATTACAAGGAATATAGCAGAAGAAGCTGTTAGAGCAATTGAGGTTGATTTTACACCTCTTCCGTTTGTGATTGACCCTGAGGAAGCAATGAAGCCAGGAGCTCTTGAGGTGGTTCCAGGAGGGAACATTGGAAATCAGTTCAGGAGGGGAAGGGTAGAATCCCTGGAGCCATCGGTTTACCAGAGGGGAGACGTTGAAAAGGGTTTCAGTGAGGCAGATTTTATAATAGAAGAGAATTTTTCTACTGAAGTTTCCCAGCATGCCACGATGGAACTGCATGGAACTGTAGCATACTGGAAAGGAGATAAACTAACAGTGTGGGAATCAACCCAGGGAGTTTTTGGAGTGCAGGAAGCTATTGCTAACACTTTAAATCATCCATTTGACAAGATAAGGGTGATTGGAACATACATGGGAGGAGGATTTGGCTCAAAGAATTCAGCTGGAAAATATACAATAATTGCTGCTTTGTTATCTAAGAAAACAGGGAAACCTGTAAAAGTCATTCTATCAAGGAAGGAAGACTTTGAAGCTCCTAACTACAGGCCTCCATCAAAGCAGTATTTAAAGATTGGTGTAAAAAAAGATGGAACCATAACTTCCCTCTCCATGAGATCGATAAATCAAATAGGAGCCTATCCTGTAGGAATCGGACTCGGAAGCTGCGAAGGCCCTGTTCAGACTCTTTATAATATTCCAAATTTAAAAACAGAAAGTTATGCTGTGTTTACTCATACTCCAACGCCTCTTCCCATGAGAGCTCCGGGTTATGTTCAGGGAACCTGGGCTCTTGAGCAGATAATGGATATTGCTGCAGAAAAAATAGGAATGGATCCTGTTGAATTCAGATTGAAAAATATTCCTGAGGTCGACCCGCAGTCCGGAAAACCTTATGCAAGTCACGGACTGAAAGAATGTCTCATATTAGGACGGGAAAAATTTGAATGGGAAAAGAAGAAAAAAATTAAAAAAGAAATTGGTGATAAAAATTATGGAATTGGCCTTGCATGTCAGATATGGTTTGGAGGAGGTGGACCACCTGCGAATGCAATAATTAAAGTAAATCAGGATGGAAGTATTAATCTTATTACCGGCGCAGCAGACCTCGGAACAGGAACGAGAACAGTTCTTTCTCAGATTGTAGCTGAAGAATTAAAAATTCCAGTAAAATCTATTACAGTAACAAATGCAGATACAGAGACAACTCCTTACACATTACCGAGTTATGGAAGCATAACAGTTGCCTCAAGCGGTCCTGCTGTTAGACAGGCTGCTTACGATGTTAAACTTCAGATTCTATCGATGGCATCTATATATCTGGAAGAAGATATGGAAAAACTTGATATAAAAGATGGAATAGTTTTTGTTAAAGATAAACCTGAAAAAAATATCACCTTTGCTTTAATTGCGAGAAGAAGCCCAGGCAGAATGCTAATTGGAAAAGGAGAAAGAGGGCCTAATCCTGATAAGTCGTTAAAAAGCGTTGGGGCTCATTTTGCTGAAGTTGAAATAGACAGAAAAACAGGTGAAGTAAAAATATTAAAATATTTAGCTGCCCATGATTCAGGAAGAGTAATAAATCCAAAAACATGGAAGAGTCAGATTTACGGTGGAATTGCGATGGGCATAGGATATGGTCTTTTAGAAAACAGGATAATGGATAGGAGAACTGGAAAGCATTTAAACCCAAATTTCGGAGATTACAAAATTCCTACTTTTTTAGATTATCCAATAGATGTTGAGATAATAGATTCCAATGTTTTTTATCCAGCTAATGAAATTAATGCAAAAGGTATAGGCGAACCTCCAACAATCCCCGTGGCTCCAGCAATTGCAAACGCAATCTATAATGCTACAGGTATTAGATTTACTTCAGCGCCTGTCACAAAAGAAAGGATAATTAAAGGAATGAAGAAACAAGGAGAAAAATTATGAAAAATTTTGAATATTTAACCCCGAAAACTATAGGAGAAGCGCTTAATTATCTTGAAATGCATGGAGATAAAGCAAAAATAATCGCAGGGGGCGTTGATCTGATAAGTCTATTGAAAGAATGGATTGAAGATCCTGAGATTCTAATCAACATCAAAGGAATCAAAGAGCTTAAATTTGTAAGAGAAGATGAAAATTTCCTAAGAATTGGATCTCTGGTTACACTTTCTGAGATTACTCAAAATGAAATTATTAAGAAAAATTATGGGATTCTGGTTGAATCTTGTTTAAAAGCTGCTTCTCCTCAGGTAAGAAATCAAGGAACCATTGGTGGAAATCTGTGTCAGAGACCAAGATGTTGGTACTTCAGAGGCAATTTTAATTGCCTGAGAAAAGATGGAACCATCTGTTATGCAGTTCAAGGAGATAATAGATACCATGCAATATTTTCTCCAGGGGGATGTTACTATGTTCATCCATCAGATCCTGCTGTAGCTTTAATTGCCTTAGATGCAAAAGTGAAGATAATGAATAAAAAAGAAGAAAAAATCATTGACCTTGAAAGGTTTTTTGTTAACACTGATAAAGATGTAAAGAAAGAAACAATCCTTGATAGAAATGATATACTTTCAGAGATATTGATTCCCAAAAAGAAGAAGAAAATAGAAGAAAGATTTTTTAAAGTATCAGACCGCGCAGTATGGTCTTTTGCTATTGTTAACCTTGCAGGAATCTTTGAAGTACAGAAAGGAGTATGTAATTTTTCAAGGATTGCAATTGGTGGTGTAGCACCTGTTCCATTGAGAGCGTCAAGGGTGGAAGAATCAATTAAAGACAAAAAATTAAATGAAAAAATTATTAAAATTGCCTCTGATGTGGCTGTTCAGGGAGCAACTTCAATGGAAATGAATGATTATAAACTGGATTTAGTAAAAAATTTAATCGACAAGACTTTAAGTTCATTGACCGGGAATTGAATAAAGTTTCTGCAATTCTTCTTGCTGCTGGAAAATCTGAAAGAATAGGAAACTCAAAACAGCTCCTTCCTTTTAAAGATTCCACAATTATTGAAACAATTCTCGGAGCTTTTTTAAATTCATATATTGTAGAAACCATTATTGTTATCAGGAAAGATGATTTACAATTAAAAAAGATCGTTAAAAATTATCGGGTAAAATTATGTCTTAATCCTTATAAAGAAAGTGAAATGAAGGATTCGGTATCTTTAGGACTTAAAATGGTAAATAAAAATTCGAGGGGAATAATGGTATCCCCCTCAGACCTTCCTCTTATTACCACATCCCTTATAAATCGATTGGTAGAAAACTTTAACAAAAACCCTCAGAAAATTATTATCCCGGTTTATGAAGAAAGAAGAGGACATCCAACAATTTTTCCCATAAAATATTTAAAAAATTTAGCGGGTCTTAAAGAAAATATTGGACTTAGAGAAATAATTAGAAAGAATTCCAGGAATATAGAAGAAGTAGAGATTTATGATGAAGCATTTTTAATAGATGTGGATATATATGAAGATTACCTGACTATATTGGGTAGGAAATAAATAGAATTAGGAAAACATCCGAATCTTTTTAAAGAGGCCAACCATCCCCTTCGCTCAGATCTCCTCGCATAAAAATCTATGCTCGTTCCCTCAAATAATCTCCTATCTCTCAAGGTCATATCTTCTCTCATCTTCTAAATCCTCTCTCGCTCCCGTTCGCTTTATCTTTTCTCTTTCGGAAATCTTAAATATAGGAGATTATTCTCCCTCCCTTCACAGATTTTTCAGATGCTCGTCGATATGTCGCTCAGAAGATGGTTGACCTCTTTTAATATAAAAGGGGCATAATTCCTTTTTATGTATGGTTTTATAAAATGAAATTTGATTTTTTTTCCTATTAATTTTTATAATTATTAAGAAATTAATGGAAAAACATGTTTAAATGGTATAAGAGTTTAAAATTTAAGATAATTTTTTTTGTAACGTTGACCCTTGCAGTTTTATTGTTTTTATTCGGAATTAATCTATATTTTCATCATAGAAACCAGTTATTGTCAGGTCTTATTGAATCCACCACTCAGATGAGCAAACTTGTTCAGAAGGGATTAGAAGAAGCAATGATGGTGGGAAAATTGACGGTAGTAGCTTCAATAGTCCAGGAAATCGCCAAAGAAGAAGGGGTTAAATCTGTAATCGTTCTTGATAAGAAAGGTCAGATAAAAATCTCATCTCAAGAACGCATGATAAATAAAGTTCTTAATGAAAAGGATGAGACATGTCTTCTGTGCCATAAATATGAGCCAAGATTTAGAGGAAAGACTGTTATCTTTAAATTTTCTAAAGGAGAAGAGGTGCTAAGAAATGTTACCCCAATTTTTAACAGCCCTAAATGTTTTGGATGTCACTCAAAAGAAAATAAAATCAATGGTGTTCTTATAATTGATTTTTCTACTGATCCGATAAAGAAGCAACTTATTCTCAGTTTGAAGAGAATTGTATTATGGACATTTTTAACTACGATCGTAATAATTTTAATTTTATATTTTATCCTGAGTAAGTCAATCCTTGAAAAACTAAAAAAAATGCTGAAGAGTATAGAAAAAATTGGAAAGGGTGCTCTTGATGAAAAGGTTTCTATTTACTCAAGAGATGAGATTGGTGAGCTTGCAGAAAAGTTTAACTGGATGACTGAACGTGTTAGAGAATCTTATAAAGAGCTACAGAAGAATAAAGAATACATTGAAAACATGTTAAACTCTATAAATGAGGGCGTAGTAGTTGTTGATAGGAATTTTAATATAGTTCTTACTAACAGTTCCTTTAAAAATCTGATCAAAAAAAAGGAAAAAATAGAAGGCGAGGTCTGTTATTCCTCAGGCAGGAGATTTTCTTATCAATGCAAGGGATATAATGAAGATTGTGCTGCAGAAATAACATTTCGCACCGGAAAACCAGCTCTTGTTTTTAGAACAATAAAAGACAGGAAAGGAAATAAACATTTCTATGAAATATATTCCTCTGGGCTTTTTAGAAAAGATGGAGAAGTGTTTCAGGTTGTTGAAGTCTGGAGAGATGTAACAGAAAGAAAGAAACTTGAAATGGATCTAAACCATAAGGAAAGGCTTGCTTCTCTTGGATTTCTTGTTTCAGGAATTTCCCATGAGATAAATAATCCTCTTGGTTCAATTTCTACTTGTGTTCAAGGATTGAAAAGGAGAACCGTGGAAAACGATGCCCTTGAGTACTTAGAATTAATTGAAAATGAAATTTTAAAAATAAAAAATTTAACAGAAAGATTACTTCATCTTTCAAAGAAAGCATCTTTTTTATTCCAACCTCTTGATTTAATCCGATGCCTTGAAAATGTTATTTCACTGAATAAGTTCCAGCTCGAGAGATTAAATATTTCTCTTGTAAAAGAATTTGGAGAAGAGAAGTTTTATATTCGTGGAGATGAAACACAGATTCAGCAGGTTTTTTTAAACGTAATCTTGAATTCAATAGATGCAATGCATAATGGTGGAATATTGAAAATTTCGATTCAAAAAGATAATTCATATGGAAGAGTTATTATTGAAGATACAGGAGCAGGAATTGCTAAAAAGGAAATTGATAAAATCTTTGAGCCTTTTTACAGTGGTAAGTCAAATAATAAACGAACAGGGCTGGGTCTTTTTATTGCTTACAATATTATAAAAAACCATAAAGGAGAAATATCGGTAGAGAGTGAGGTCGGAAAAGGAACGAAAGTTGAAATAAAATTTCCATTGGCAAAGGAATTGTCATGACTGAAAGAAAAATAAATGTGTTGTTAGTCGATGACGATGATGTTTTTAGAAAAGTTATCTCAAAAGAACTTTCCATTTTAGGATTTAACGTAAATGCTATCAGAAGTGGAAAAGAAGTTATTCAGAGAAGACTCTACAATGAATTTGATGTAATCATTCTCGACATGAGGATGCCCGATTTAAACGGAGAAGAACTTTTAAAAATTATTAAAGATAGCTCTTCGAGTACTGAAGTAATTATACTCACCGCATACGGAAATATTGGCGGAGCAGTAAATTGTATTAAGGCAGGGGCGTACAATTATCTTGTAAAGCCATGTTCATTGGAAGAGCTTGAATCTACTATAAAAAAAGCTTATGAAAAGAAAAAACTTGAAGAAGAAAATGTCAGATTAAAATTGCAAATAGCCAGGAAGGAATATTATCCGGATGTTATTGGGAAGAGCAAAGAAATTAAGAAAGTATTGGATTTAGTTTCTCAGGTAGCCCCTACAAATTCTACAGTTTTGATTGAAGGGGAAAGTGGAGTTGGAAAAGAAGTTATTGCAAGATTGATACACAAAAAAAGCAATCGTCAGAACAAGCCTTTTGTAACTTTAGATTGTGGAGCTTACCAAGAGTCATTACTCCAGAGTGAACTTTTTGGACATGAAAAGGGGTCTTTTACCGGTGCTACTCAACTAAAATACGGTCTTTTTGAAATCGCTGATGGTGGAACAATTTTTCTTGATGAGGTCGGAGTAATTCCTACTTCTTTTCAGATAAAACTTTTAGGTATAATCGAGAAGGGAACTTTTATGAGAGTTGGAGGAGTAAAGGAGATAAAAGTTGATGTAAGAGTTATAGTAGCAACAAACACCTCCCTGAAAGAGCTTGTGAAAGAGGGAAAATTTAGAGAAGATCTATTTTATCGTTTAAATGTATTCAACATATGGATTCCCCCTCTCAGAATGAGAAAAGAGGATATTCCTCTTTTGGCAGAATATTTTATTGAAAAATTAGTACCACCAGGAGGAGAAAAGAAAAAATTGTCAGATGAAGTATTGAAAATATTTAATAATTATTCATGGCCCGGAAATGTAAGAGAATTGAGAAATATAATAGAGAGGCTTTTAATTATATCAAAGAATGAAGTCATTTCAGCTTCTGATCTTCCCTCAGACCTGATTGAGGAAAACAGGGAAAGCTTTTTATTTTTGAAAGAGGATGTTTCTTTAAAAGAGATGGAAAAAAAGTATATCAGTTATCTTCTGAATAGATTTGGGGGAAATAGACGACAAGTTGCAGATGTCCTGGGAATAAGCGAAAGAAATTTATATAGAAAGATTAAAAAATATAATTTTGATTAAAATGTCTTTATTTTATGCAAATTTTGTCAGTTGAGAGTACTGATTTGTCATATTGAATTTTTACAATAAAATCATAATATTTCCTGATTCCAATTATACATTTTGAAAAAAATTTCATACTTTTTTAAAAAAATTTATAAATCAAATTTTACGTTAAAATAAAAATACATTAATTATCAATTACTTAGATATTTGGCATGAACTTTGCTTCATTTTTTATGGATGAAAAAGATAATTATTATATTTCTTTTGATTATTTTTACCTTATTAATTTCGTTTAGAATCACTGCAGAAACAAAAAAATCGCAGTTAAAAAAGGTTAATTTCGAGAACAGCAAAAAATGTGGAGAATGCCATAAAGATATATATAATTATTGGAAAAATTCCCTCCATTCAATGTCAATTACTGACCCGATTTTTGAAGCTTCCTATTTGGAAGCTTACAAAGAGACGGAGGGTAAAGCAAAATATCTATGTGTTGTATGCCATGCTCCGATTGCCGCAATTAGCGAAGATTATGAAATAAAGAAGGATATTTCGAAAGAGGGTATAAATTGTGATTTTTGTCATTCTATAAAAGATATAAATTTGAACCAGAATATCCCATTTATAATTGAGACCGGGAAAATAAAATATGGCCCTCTTTATAATGTTGAATCCCCAGAACATCCAGCCTCATTCTCATC
This genomic interval carries:
- a CDS encoding sigma-54 dependent transcriptional regulator, whose protein sequence is MTERKINVLLVDDDDVFRKVISKELSILGFNVNAIRSGKEVIQRRLYNEFDVIILDMRMPDLNGEELLKIIKDSSSSTEVIILTAYGNIGGAVNCIKAGAYNYLVKPCSLEELESTIKKAYEKKKLEEENVRLKLQIARKEYYPDVIGKSKEIKKVLDLVSQVAPTNSTVLIEGESGVGKEVIARLIHKKSNRQNKPFVTLDCGAYQESLLQSELFGHEKGSFTGATQLKYGLFEIADGGTIFLDEVGVIPTSFQIKLLGIIEKGTFMRVGGVKEIKVDVRVIVATNTSLKELVKEGKFREDLFYRLNVFNIWIPPLRMRKEDIPLLAEYFIEKLVPPGGEKKKLSDEVLKIFNNYSWPGNVRELRNIIERLLIISKNEVISASDLPSDLIEENRESFLFLKEDVSLKEMEKKYISYLLNRFGGNRRQVADVLGISERNLYRKIKKYNFD
- a CDS encoding (2Fe-2S)-binding protein — encoded protein: MDKEKIKKTKGISRRNFLKGLGAGIATGIVYPKGAESQVIYESLGETQKRAKINIWVNGILYDMEVENRATLLELLRDYLELAGTKMGCNSSECGACTVLIDGKAFYSCSILAVDCDGKKIETIEGLSKNGELHPVQKAFIEHNAFQCGFCTPGEIMSLKGLYDVNPAPSKEDIIIALSGNLCRCGVYKDIMEAAISLSRSGK
- a CDS encoding xanthine dehydrogenase family protein molybdopterin-binding subunit, which encodes MEKQKKYEYVVTEVEIEGRVIKTIAAKVPELPVWGKTEVVGKEIHRVDGNEIVTGKAKYTFDVSLPSMLYGAILRSPYPHAKINNINIDKALKIPGVKAVITANDTGEMKLAGGLPIFVKEETKYSGEEIAAVAAITRNIAEEAVRAIEVDFTPLPFVIDPEEAMKPGALEVVPGGNIGNQFRRGRVESLEPSVYQRGDVEKGFSEADFIIEENFSTEVSQHATMELHGTVAYWKGDKLTVWESTQGVFGVQEAIANTLNHPFDKIRVIGTYMGGGFGSKNSAGKYTIIAALLSKKTGKPVKVILSRKEDFEAPNYRPPSKQYLKIGVKKDGTITSLSMRSINQIGAYPVGIGLGSCEGPVQTLYNIPNLKTESYAVFTHTPTPLPMRAPGYVQGTWALEQIMDIAAEKIGMDPVEFRLKNIPEVDPQSGKPYASHGLKECLILGREKFEWEKKKKIKKEIGDKNYGIGLACQIWFGGGGPPANAIIKVNQDGSINLITGAADLGTGTRTVLSQIVAEELKIPVKSITVTNADTETTPYTLPSYGSITVASSGPAVRQAAYDVKLQILSMASIYLEEDMEKLDIKDGIVFVKDKPEKNITFALIARRSPGRMLIGKGERGPNPDKSLKSVGAHFAEVEIDRKTGEVKILKYLAAHDSGRVINPKTWKSQIYGGIAMGIGYGLLENRIMDRRTGKHLNPNFGDYKIPTFLDYPIDVEIIDSNVFYPANEINAKGIGEPPTIPVAPAIANAIYNATGIRFTSAPVTKERIIKGMKKQGEKL
- a CDS encoding xanthine dehydrogenase family protein subunit M, which codes for MKNFEYLTPKTIGEALNYLEMHGDKAKIIAGGVDLISLLKEWIEDPEILINIKGIKELKFVREDENFLRIGSLVTLSEITQNEIIKKNYGILVESCLKAASPQVRNQGTIGGNLCQRPRCWYFRGNFNCLRKDGTICYAVQGDNRYHAIFSPGGCYYVHPSDPAVALIALDAKVKIMNKKEEKIIDLERFFVNTDKDVKKETILDRNDILSEILIPKKKKKIEERFFKVSDRAVWSFAIVNLAGIFEVQKGVCNFSRIAIGGVAPVPLRASRVEESIKDKKLNEKIIKIASDVAVQGATSMEMNDYKLDLVKNLIDKTLSSLTGN
- a CDS encoding nucleotidyltransferase family protein, translating into MNKVSAILLAAGKSERIGNSKQLLPFKDSTIIETILGAFLNSYIVETIIVIRKDDLQLKKIVKNYRVKLCLNPYKESEMKDSVSLGLKMVNKNSRGIMVSPSDLPLITTSLINRLVENFNKNPQKIIIPVYEERRGHPTIFPIKYLKNLAGLKENIGLREIIRKNSRNIEEVEIYDEAFLIDVDIYEDYLTILGRK
- a CDS encoding porin — its product is MNPIRSKVNLIVGLLAIFIFSLFIGASEVESGYKEGIFVKTKDGKYELKINARIQFLGYYSSFENKIPSEKGFSIRRARLYFKGNGFYPWLKYYTQLTMEGDKISLRDFYLDFEKNKKISPKIGQYKVPFNREFLTSSADLQLVDRSIINNEFEVGRDIGMSLVGNFNSRFNYFIGIFNGSGKYYKNLDKDLLYAGRVMWTPAGELKYSQSSLEYPENPIFALGAAFAYFPGYEPLKENSEDRKTLSNAVKTVSTGTSDVSQFVLDFAFKYKGFSLEGDYHYRNITPEELSAKKLESYGFRIQGGYLFESKRWEIALRYSSLDPNISKENDIQKEITAGLNYFIQRHKLKIQGDYSYLIKEIGNRKEKETRLRTQLQFYF
- a CDS encoding XdhC/CoxI family protein encodes the protein MMKMDILKELKEIIEKDKEVVIATVIDAKGSTPRRIGAKMIIKRDGTIVSSVGGGLAEAEVIKAAEEIFEGGNNRVLELKFYEGKEAKGVGICGGKMQVFLEKIDSLEWINLLMENREEELISGTVITCENVENLFPGERVLIKKNGSFVKDSGNNFINNLIQKEMLESSIKSFPYLSTLNFEDKRVTIFFESFFEKPEILIMGAGHVGMELYKIAKNFNFKIVILDDRKDFANRERFPEADEIICDSWDGMLKNLKINSNSFCVLVNREHSLDQKILKNIVEKEAAYIGMIGSRRKINTIFETLKKEGISEIYLKKVRSPIGIDIGAESPEEIALSIMAEIIKIKNKRDKEITFLKRNYI
- a CDS encoding ATP-binding protein; its protein translation is MFKWYKSLKFKIIFFVTLTLAVLLFLFGINLYFHHRNQLLSGLIESTTQMSKLVQKGLEEAMMVGKLTVVASIVQEIAKEEGVKSVIVLDKKGQIKISSQERMINKVLNEKDETCLLCHKYEPRFRGKTVIFKFSKGEEVLRNVTPIFNSPKCFGCHSKENKINGVLIIDFSTDPIKKQLILSLKRIVLWTFLTTIVIILILYFILSKSILEKLKKMLKSIEKIGKGALDEKVSIYSRDEIGELAEKFNWMTERVRESYKELQKNKEYIENMLNSINEGVVVVDRNFNIVLTNSSFKNLIKKKEKIEGEVCYSSGRRFSYQCKGYNEDCAAEITFRTGKPALVFRTIKDRKGNKHFYEIYSSGLFRKDGEVFQVVEVWRDVTERKKLEMDLNHKERLASLGFLVSGISHEINNPLGSISTCVQGLKRRTVENDALEYLELIENEILKIKNLTERLLHLSKKASFLFQPLDLIRCLENVISLNKFQLERLNISLVKEFGEEKFYIRGDETQIQQVFLNVILNSIDAMHNGGILKISIQKDNSYGRVIIEDTGAGIAKKEIDKIFEPFYSGKSNNKRTGLGLFIAYNIIKNHKGEISVESEVGKGTKVEIKFPLAKELS